A single Tuberibacillus sp. Marseille-P3662 DNA region contains:
- a CDS encoding alpha/beta hydrolase, giving the protein MVLDPQVKALLEQMEASDVPPMESLSPEQARAGFQSLNDSSTEELEPVGYLSNRVIPGPGGDLPIRIYTPEGTGPFPVLVFYHGGGWVIGDLDSHDNMCRSLTNLANTVVVSVDYRLAPEHKFPAAVDDCYTALRWVSEHPSELNIDSSHIAVGGDSAGGNLSTVVSYLTKQRGGPQLAYQLLLYPSTHISADTASHRENGEGYFLTTESMTYFRNHYLRTVEDAEDPLVSPYLIEDLSGLPPAMVVTAEYDPLRDEGEAYARRLKEAGVPVIAKRYDGMIHGFISMAEQLDKGKQALQDAAQALRSAFDE; this is encoded by the coding sequence ATGGTGCTCGATCCACAAGTCAAAGCTTTACTTGAACAAATGGAAGCTTCCGATGTGCCGCCGATGGAAAGCTTATCACCTGAACAAGCTCGGGCAGGCTTCCAATCATTAAATGACTCTTCCACTGAGGAACTTGAACCAGTGGGTTACCTTAGCAACCGAGTGATACCAGGACCGGGCGGGGATCTTCCGATTAGGATTTATACGCCAGAAGGAACTGGCCCTTTTCCAGTGCTTGTTTTTTATCATGGTGGCGGATGGGTGATCGGTGATTTGGACAGTCATGATAATATGTGCCGTTCTTTGACCAATTTGGCAAACACTGTGGTTGTGTCCGTGGATTATCGTCTTGCACCTGAACATAAATTCCCTGCTGCCGTTGATGATTGCTATACGGCTTTGCGATGGGTTTCTGAACATCCTTCTGAGCTGAACATTGATTCATCACACATTGCCGTGGGCGGGGATAGTGCTGGGGGAAATCTATCAACTGTTGTCTCTTATTTAACTAAACAGCGGGGAGGACCACAATTAGCTTATCAACTGCTTCTATATCCATCGACACATATCTCGGCTGATACCGCCTCACACCGTGAAAATGGCGAGGGCTACTTTTTAACAACTGAGAGTATGACTTACTTTCGCAATCATTATCTCAGAACGGTCGAAGATGCCGAAGATCCATTAGTCTCCCCATATCTTATTGAAGATCTATCGGGTTTACCGCCAGCCATGGTCGTTACTGCCGAATATGACCCATTACGTGACGAAGGCGAAGCTTATGCGCGTCGATTAAAAGAAGCAGGTGTCCCTGTAATAGCAAAAAGATACGATGGCATGATTCATGGATTCATCAGCATGGCTGAGCAGTTAGATAAAGGGAAACAGGCCCTGCAAGACGCAGCTCAAGCCTTACGCTCGGCTTTTGATGAATAG
- a CDS encoding response regulator transcription factor, producing the protein MRLLIVEDHRDLLNSLVQILSPEYQVDTADNGEDGLFLSMQDIYDAIVLDVMLPEMSGFEIVKDMRQKSVTTPVLFLTAKDSLNDRVNGLDFGGDDYLVKPFEIDELKARIRSLLRRSGYLTTHLTLKYKGIELNTAEKSLKVDDHQIKLTIKQYELLEYLIHNAGTILTKEQLFDRIWGFDSDTTIGIVEVFIHHLRKKLEPFGYDKDIQTIRGIGYMLNDQ; encoded by the coding sequence ATGCGATTACTTATTGTGGAAGATCATCGTGATTTATTAAACTCATTGGTACAAATTTTATCACCTGAATATCAAGTTGATACAGCAGATAACGGGGAAGATGGCCTTTTTTTATCAATGCAAGATATATACGATGCGATTGTTTTAGACGTGATGTTGCCTGAGATGAGCGGGTTCGAGATCGTGAAAGACATGCGTCAAAAAAGCGTGACCACCCCTGTCTTGTTTTTAACGGCTAAAGATTCATTAAATGATCGCGTCAATGGTCTTGATTTCGGAGGAGATGATTACTTAGTCAAACCGTTTGAAATTGATGAGTTGAAGGCGAGAATTCGATCGTTACTACGACGCAGTGGTTATTTAACAACACATCTTACTTTGAAATATAAAGGTATCGAGCTCAATACTGCGGAGAAGTCTCTCAAAGTTGATGACCATCAGATAAAATTGACCATTAAACAATATGAGTTGCTTGAATACCTCATTCATAATGCCGGAACAATCCTAACTAAGGAACAGCTTTTTGATCGAATCTGGGGATTTGATTCCGATACAACTATTGGTATTGTCGAAGTGTTTATTCATCACTTAAGAAAGAAACTTGAACCTTTCGGCTATGATAAGGATATACAAACAATCCGGGGCATTGGGTATATGTTAAATGATCAGTAA
- a CDS encoding ABC transporter permease, whose protein sequence is MSRLTFWQSIKMALRHIKGNKFRGFLTMLGMIIGVSSVIALVALGQGSSQDVKSSINNLGTNRLTVNITDSDEIKFTRDDVDKLGSLDGVESVAPVVSGRVTVAHGETSTQISLTGTTSAYPNVQHTEMSQGRFLSDISNEYRLKTAVLGANTAQTLFGGQDPIGKQVKINGTSYRIVGVLKSIGGSMGQSGDDVVIVPLTTAQTIVNTTDIPTVQLNVQSQDIVDQTMMNVKMSMATQYPDKDDSYSVFSQEDTMDAMNSVSQSMATLLGGIAGISLLVAGIGIMNIMLVSVSERTKEIGIHKAIGAKRRDILQLFLIEAVVLSCLGGMIGVGVGLAVTKLLSITMDMTAVYSVSIPSIAFLFSLIVGIVFGVFPAIKAAKLHPIQALRYE, encoded by the coding sequence GTGAGTCGATTGACATTTTGGCAATCTATAAAGATGGCATTACGTCATATAAAGGGAAATAAATTTCGTGGATTTTTAACCATGTTAGGCATGATTATTGGTGTGTCATCGGTCATTGCGTTAGTTGCCTTAGGACAAGGTTCCAGTCAAGACGTTAAAAGCAGCATTAATAATCTTGGCACGAATCGGTTAACCGTTAATATTACTGACTCGGATGAGATTAAGTTCACAAGAGACGATGTGGACAAGCTGGGAAGTCTAGACGGGGTTGAAAGCGTTGCTCCTGTTGTATCAGGAAGGGTTACGGTTGCTCATGGTGAGACATCAACCCAGATATCACTGACGGGGACGACAAGTGCGTATCCAAACGTACAGCACACAGAAATGAGCCAAGGACGATTTTTATCTGACATTAGCAATGAATATCGATTAAAAACCGCTGTTCTAGGTGCGAACACAGCGCAAACCCTATTTGGCGGCCAGGATCCTATTGGCAAACAAGTGAAAATTAATGGCACTTCATATAGAATAGTAGGTGTGTTAAAGTCAATCGGCGGTTCCATGGGTCAAAGTGGTGATGATGTTGTCATTGTCCCACTAACAACGGCCCAAACCATTGTCAATACCACTGATATCCCGACGGTTCAACTTAATGTTCAATCTCAGGATATTGTTGATCAAACCATGATGAACGTTAAGATGTCGATGGCAACTCAATATCCGGATAAAGACGACAGCTATAGTGTTTTTAGTCAGGAGGATACCATGGATGCGATGAACTCCGTATCGCAATCAATGGCGACATTACTCGGTGGTATTGCCGGAATTTCCCTTCTCGTCGCGGGTATTGGTATTATGAATATTATGCTTGTTTCTGTGTCAGAGCGCACTAAAGAAATTGGCATTCATAAAGCGATTGGTGCCAAACGACGGGATATATTGCAATTATTTTTGATAGAGGCTGTTGTGCTTAGTTGCTTAGGAGGGATGATCGGTGTTGGAGTTGGTTTAGCTGTCACCAAGCTTTTATCCATCACCATGGATATGACGGCGGTCTATTCAGTCAGTATTCCTAGTATAGCCTTTCTTTTCTCACTCATTGTCGGAATTGTATTTGGTGTATTTCCAGCGATTAAAGCCGCAAAATTGCATCCGATACAAGCCCTTCGTTATGAATAA
- a CDS encoding glutamate-5-semialdehyde dehydrogenase yields MNELLTKAKQAKEATLELNMKNTDQKNQALHLMAEQLTNETAFIIQENEKDVIQAKQNGLSKTLIDRLILSEERIYDMAEALKHLANLPDPIGDVLESWDRPNGMNIEKVRVPLGVIGMIYEARPNVTVDAASLCLKTGNAVLLRGSSSALNSNMAIVAVIHHALKACDFPVAAVQLLEDTSRETASHMFTLNEYLDVLIPRGGQKLIQTVVEQSTVPVLETGAGNCHLFIDDTADVQMAIDIAVNAKTQRPSVCNTIESLVVQADWAREHLPELIQCLQSQDVELRADNKARAITDNLFTANDTDWETEYLDKILAIKIVSNVDEAINHINHYGSKHSEAIISESADHVQAFFNSVDAAALYHNASTRFTDGFEFGFGAEIGISTQKLHARGPMGLPALTSTKYMIRGTGQVKA; encoded by the coding sequence ATGAACGAATTGCTCACTAAAGCAAAACAGGCGAAAGAAGCCACCCTTGAATTGAACATGAAAAACACGGATCAGAAAAATCAAGCCCTGCACTTAATGGCTGAGCAACTCACTAACGAGACAGCTTTTATTATACAAGAAAATGAGAAAGATGTTATCCAAGCCAAGCAGAACGGCTTATCTAAGACTTTAATTGACCGCCTCATACTTAGTGAGGAAAGAATATATGATATGGCAGAAGCGCTTAAACACCTAGCAAACTTACCTGATCCCATTGGCGACGTTTTGGAATCGTGGGATCGCCCAAATGGCATGAATATTGAAAAGGTTAGGGTTCCTTTAGGAGTCATTGGCATGATCTATGAAGCTAGACCAAACGTGACCGTTGATGCTGCCAGTTTGTGTTTAAAAACGGGCAATGCCGTTCTTTTACGTGGCAGTTCGTCTGCCTTAAACTCTAACATGGCTATTGTTGCTGTTATTCACCATGCTCTCAAGGCCTGTGATTTTCCTGTGGCTGCTGTCCAACTTCTGGAAGATACGAGTCGGGAAACGGCTTCCCATATGTTTACGCTTAATGAATACCTTGATGTTCTGATCCCGCGCGGGGGTCAAAAGCTCATTCAAACTGTGGTCGAGCAATCCACTGTTCCTGTGCTTGAGACAGGCGCAGGCAATTGTCATTTATTTATTGATGATACAGCTGACGTACAGATGGCGATTGATATTGCTGTGAATGCTAAAACACAGCGACCTTCCGTTTGCAACACCATTGAGAGCCTTGTTGTTCAGGCAGACTGGGCGAGGGAACACCTACCTGAGCTCATTCAATGTCTGCAAAGTCAGGATGTCGAACTTCGTGCTGATAACAAGGCACGAGCCATCACAGACAATCTATTCACGGCAAATGATACAGACTGGGAAACGGAATACTTAGATAAAATTTTAGCTATTAAAATCGTATCAAACGTTGATGAGGCGATTAACCATATCAATCATTACGGTTCCAAGCATTCAGAAGCGATTATTTCTGAGTCGGCAGACCATGTGCAAGCTTTTTTCAATTCAGTAGATGCTGCCGCCCTTTATCATAATGCCTCGACGCGATTTACCGATGGCTTCGAATTCGGATTCGGTGCTGAGATCGGTATTAGTACACAAAAACTGCATGCTCGTGGACCTATGGGGTTACCTGCATTAACGTCAACGAAATATATGATTCGGGGAACGGGTCAGGTCAAAGCATAG
- a CDS encoding MBL fold metallo-hydrolase, giving the protein MSVEKIGPIEIIMGETKSKVPFSTSLLLGGENESVLIDCGGGRDAFAYLTQKDISTIYLTHYHLDHIWGAHLFPNANVSINPYDLKKICNPYELAKASGQYALYGKEKAQRQVEHQCHQSRNDELKPRWGPVINIADDCYAYDQPIEVAGTTMTMLHTPGHTEGFCCPYFPEYGVLFVGDYDLTSFGPWYNDADSDINDFIASAKRTLETDAEYFVTAHHKGSFSRQAYQERLQQYIDKIYEREEKTKQAVQRGVQPKDIVYEEIFYFRKNHRQNRHYLGSEILGIAKHIERLIAQGYDFVDYFEQFRSHFHLDIDFLDYRSQPDCKML; this is encoded by the coding sequence ATGTCTGTAGAAAAGATCGGCCCAATTGAAATCATTATGGGAGAAACCAAAAGTAAAGTCCCGTTCTCAACATCTTTGTTACTGGGCGGAGAAAACGAATCCGTTCTTATCGATTGCGGCGGGGGACGTGATGCTTTTGCCTATCTCACGCAAAAAGATATCAGCACCATCTATTTAACGCACTATCATCTCGACCATATCTGGGGAGCCCATCTCTTCCCCAATGCCAATGTCAGCATTAATCCCTATGACTTAAAAAAAATATGCAATCCTTACGAATTAGCGAAAGCAAGCGGCCAATACGCATTGTATGGGAAAGAAAAAGCTCAGCGCCAGGTTGAGCATCAATGCCATCAATCGAGAAATGACGAACTCAAGCCAAGATGGGGTCCCGTCATCAATATTGCCGATGACTGCTATGCATACGATCAACCCATAGAAGTAGCCGGAACGACCATGACCATGCTACATACCCCTGGACATACGGAAGGGTTTTGTTGTCCTTATTTTCCCGAATATGGCGTCCTGTTTGTCGGCGATTATGATTTGACTTCATTTGGCCCTTGGTACAATGATGCTGATTCAGATATCAATGATTTTATAGCATCAGCTAAACGAACACTGGAAACAGATGCCGAATATTTCGTGACTGCGCATCACAAAGGTTCATTTTCAAGACAAGCGTACCAAGAGCGATTACAACAATATATTGATAAAATCTATGAACGCGAAGAAAAGACAAAACAAGCGGTTCAGCGCGGTGTGCAGCCAAAGGATATTGTTTATGAGGAAATTTTTTATTTTCGTAAAAACCATCGGCAAAACAGGCATTATTTGGGTTCAGAAATTCTTGGCATTGCAAAGCATATCGAACGGTTAATTGCGCAAGGATATGACTTTGTCGACTATTTCGAACAATTCCGTTCCCATTTTCACTTGGACATAGATTTTCTGGATTACAGAAGCCAGCCTGACTGTAAGATGCTTTAA
- a CDS encoding TetR/AcrR family transcriptional regulator, which produces MKEQITRQSIQLFGEKGFTETSIQDIVDALGVTKGTFYYYFSSKKQLLADIHLLFIDDILTREKDIFADTSKNSETKIYEIVNMLITSIKKRGAEARVFLRDRRNLDPDQVAEVVDKRDQFRLYLQKVIEIGIEKKELRDDLRPDIVAFAILGVCNWSYFWFDPDGPVSDEEVASIYVKMILNGLER; this is translated from the coding sequence ATGAAAGAACAAATCACCCGACAAAGTATTCAATTATTCGGTGAAAAAGGCTTCACAGAGACATCCATTCAAGACATCGTTGATGCGCTTGGGGTGACGAAGGGCACTTTTTATTACTATTTCTCATCAAAGAAACAACTTTTGGCTGATATCCACTTGTTGTTTATTGATGATATTTTAACACGAGAGAAAGACATTTTCGCGGATACGAGTAAAAATTCTGAAACAAAAATTTATGAGATCGTGAATATGTTAATCACCAGTATAAAAAAACGTGGCGCTGAGGCACGGGTGTTTTTGCGAGATCGACGTAATCTTGACCCTGATCAGGTTGCTGAGGTAGTCGACAAACGAGATCAATTTCGTTTGTATCTTCAAAAAGTGATTGAGATTGGCATTGAGAAAAAAGAGCTGCGCGATGATCTTCGTCCTGACATTGTGGCGTTTGCGATTTTAGGCGTTTGTAATTGGAGCTATTTTTGGTTTGATCCAGACGGACCTGTTTCTGATGAAGAGGTTGCCAGTATTTACGTCAAGATGATTTTGAATGGCCTTGAACGGTAA
- a CDS encoding ABC transporter ATP-binding protein produces the protein MTKPIIQLDRMMKSYQLGDDHVLALNDVSLKVYQGAFLSVIGPSGSGKSTFMNMIGCLDRPDSGRYLLDDEEVAQMNDNQLADIRNKKIGFIFQNFNLLGKFTALENVALPLSYRAISTKERRELAFSCLEQVGLSERANHLPNQLSGGQQQRVAIARALVGQPPILLADEPTGALDSETSHEVLDTMKQLHQDGHTIILISHDMDVAKAASKRIQIKDGQLYHERR, from the coding sequence ATGACAAAGCCTATTATTCAATTAGATCGTATGATGAAATCATATCAGTTAGGTGACGACCATGTTCTAGCGCTCAACGATGTATCCCTGAAAGTCTATCAAGGAGCGTTTCTATCTGTGATCGGTCCTTCTGGATCAGGAAAATCAACGTTTATGAATATGATTGGTTGCCTTGACCGTCCAGATTCTGGTCGTTATCTACTTGACGACGAGGAAGTCGCTCAGATGAATGATAATCAATTAGCTGACATCAGAAATAAAAAAATTGGTTTTATCTTTCAAAATTTTAATCTACTCGGAAAATTTACAGCGCTGGAAAATGTGGCCTTACCTTTGAGTTATCGCGCAATCAGCACTAAAGAACGTCGGGAGCTTGCCTTCTCATGCCTGGAACAAGTGGGTCTGTCAGAACGAGCCAACCACTTGCCTAATCAACTGTCGGGTGGGCAGCAACAAAGAGTGGCCATTGCCAGGGCCTTGGTCGGTCAGCCGCCGATACTATTGGCTGATGAACCGACGGGCGCTCTCGACAGTGAAACAAGCCATGAGGTTTTAGATACGATGAAGCAGTTACATCAAGATGGCCACACCATTATTTTAATCAGTCATGACATGGATGTCGCGAAAGCAGCTAGTAAGAGGATCCAAATCAAAGATGGCCAATTATATCATGAGAGGAGGTGA
- a CDS encoding efflux RND transporter periplasmic adaptor subunit, protein MKKWSVIGVILALVIGTGAWFFLKDEPQKTMAKTPTVSVQKGKLEVNISGSGSISSAASQDVSTDENKEVYDVDVSKNDQVDQGDTLLTFSDGTELEAPIGGTLTKFSLEEGDRVTAGKAIAHITNYNDLQTTIQVDEMNISKVKTGQNATIKVSAFPDQSFTGKVTRVAKEGNVSNGVSTFDVTIHIKKAGDLKVGMTTEASITTKSKKNALYVPVSAIHEQSDKKYVLLVTKKGQNNQANQTKQQTVTTGIANDEYVEITKGLEQEDLIQLPPVANDSQDSNARQQMQGRMGGVGNNRGGFEGMRPGGSGGGPSGGASRGR, encoded by the coding sequence ATGAAAAAATGGTCAGTGATTGGTGTGATATTGGCTTTAGTTATTGGCACGGGAGCATGGTTTTTTCTGAAAGATGAACCGCAAAAAACCATGGCCAAGACCCCAACCGTTTCTGTTCAAAAAGGAAAGTTAGAAGTTAACATTAGTGGATCAGGATCTATATCATCCGCAGCGAGTCAAGATGTCAGCACAGATGAAAATAAAGAGGTTTATGATGTTGATGTTTCCAAAAATGATCAAGTCGATCAAGGGGATACGTTATTGACTTTTTCAGATGGGACGGAACTAGAGGCCCCCATAGGAGGGACACTTACAAAGTTCTCATTGGAAGAAGGAGATCGTGTGACAGCTGGGAAAGCCATTGCTCACATAACTAACTACAATGACTTGCAAACGACCATTCAAGTTGATGAAATGAACATTTCGAAAGTCAAAACAGGACAAAACGCCACAATTAAAGTGAGTGCGTTCCCGGATCAGTCATTTACAGGTAAAGTCACCCGTGTGGCTAAAGAAGGAAATGTATCTAACGGTGTGTCAACATTTGATGTCACGATTCATATTAAAAAAGCCGGTGATCTTAAAGTCGGTATGACGACAGAAGCTAGTATCACAACCAAGAGTAAAAAAAATGCTTTATATGTGCCGGTTTCCGCTATCCATGAACAAAGTGATAAGAAGTATGTTCTCTTAGTTACCAAAAAAGGACAGAATAATCAAGCGAACCAGACGAAACAGCAAACGGTGACAACAGGTATTGCCAATGATGAATATGTTGAGATTACAAAAGGTCTAGAACAAGAGGACCTCATCCAACTGCCACCCGTTGCAAATGATTCACAAGATAGTAACGCTCGCCAACAAATGCAAGGTCGCATGGGTGGAGTTGGTAACAACAGGGGCGGATTTGAAGGTATGAGACCCGGAGGTTCTGGAGGAGGTCCCTCTGGAGGGGCATCAAGAGGGAGATGA
- the proB gene encoding glutamate 5-kinase has translation MGKKRIVVKIGSSSLTNANGGLSREKLQEHTRALVHLKEQGHDVIVISSGAVSAGFSNLGYVSRPITTAGKQAAAAVGQGLLIQAYTEALKAHGIVTSQLLLTRNVFVDQDQYSNVYGTLTELLKRSVLPVINENDSVAVDELTFGDNDRLSALVSGLVHADFLIMLTDINGLYEDNPYTHPSAKRYDFLPNISNELLQQTGETGSKFGTGGMKSKLIAAQTAVSLGVNVFVGRESGSDKLIRILDGHGDGTYIGDSHHNVRKPKQWIAFHSSISGKIEIDEGAEQAIVSGGKSLLPAGVTTVNGSFAEGDVVEIINKHHKVIAKGQVNISSEELETVKGRAGWEAMLKTQRQRPETIHRDRLVITLEEVFT, from the coding sequence ATGGGGAAAAAAAGAATTGTCGTCAAAATCGGCAGCAGTTCATTAACCAATGCGAACGGCGGCCTTAGTCGAGAAAAATTACAGGAACATACCCGTGCGTTGGTGCATTTAAAGGAACAGGGTCATGACGTGATCGTGATTTCTTCAGGAGCTGTATCAGCTGGTTTCAGTAATCTAGGTTATGTATCTCGGCCCATTACAACAGCAGGGAAACAAGCGGCTGCAGCGGTTGGCCAAGGGTTGCTCATCCAAGCTTATACCGAAGCGCTCAAAGCACATGGCATCGTGACATCGCAATTGCTATTAACAAGAAACGTTTTTGTCGACCAAGATCAGTACAGTAATGTCTACGGCACCCTAACTGAGCTACTGAAGCGTTCCGTCTTGCCGGTGATTAATGAAAATGACTCCGTTGCTGTTGATGAATTAACATTCGGGGATAATGATCGGCTTTCAGCTTTGGTCAGCGGTCTTGTCCATGCTGACTTTTTAATCATGTTGACTGATATTAACGGTCTGTATGAAGATAATCCTTATACTCATCCATCAGCCAAACGTTATGACTTCTTACCCAATATTTCCAATGAACTTTTGCAGCAAACGGGTGAAACGGGATCTAAATTCGGCACAGGCGGGATGAAGTCAAAGTTAATAGCGGCGCAGACTGCTGTATCACTTGGTGTTAACGTCTTTGTAGGTAGGGAATCAGGATCCGACAAACTTATCCGGATTTTGGATGGTCATGGTGATGGCACATATATTGGTGATAGCCATCATAATGTGCGAAAACCGAAGCAATGGATTGCTTTTCACTCATCTATTTCAGGCAAAATTGAAATTGATGAAGGCGCGGAACAAGCGATTGTTTCAGGTGGAAAAAGTTTGCTTCCAGCTGGAGTAACAACGGTCAATGGCTCATTTGCGGAAGGTGACGTCGTTGAGATTATTAATAAACATCATAAGGTCATCGCAAAAGGTCAAGTCAATATCTCATCTGAGGAGTTAGAGACGGTAAAAGGACGCGCTGGATGGGAGGCCATGTTAAAAACACAAAGGCAACGTCCTGAAACCATCCATCGCGACCGGTTAGTTATCACTCTAGAGGAGGTTTTCACATGA
- a CDS encoding SDR family NAD(P)-dependent oxidoreductase, with translation MKRFEGKVAFVTGASRGIGKGVATKFAEEGAKVCLVDINEEVLSSSVSELTDQGYDVIGQTADVTDKKQVEAAVDAVVAEYEKIDILVNNAGVIRDNMLFKMEEDDWDKVMNVHLKGSFNCAKAVQKHMVNHKFGRIINTSSTSALGNRGQANYSTAKAGLQGFTKTLAIELGKFGITVNAVAPGFIETDMTKATAERIGISFDELVSHSVSQIPVGRSGKPEDIANAVLFYAMEESSFVNGQVMYVAGGPKD, from the coding sequence ATGAAACGTTTTGAAGGCAAGGTGGCATTTGTAACAGGGGCGAGCAGAGGGATTGGCAAAGGTGTTGCGACGAAGTTTGCTGAAGAAGGAGCGAAAGTTTGTCTAGTTGATATTAATGAAGAGGTATTGTCATCCTCAGTGTCAGAGTTAACAGACCAGGGGTATGATGTTATTGGACAAACGGCTGATGTCACTGATAAAAAGCAAGTTGAGGCTGCTGTTGATGCCGTCGTTGCTGAATACGAGAAGATTGATATTCTCGTCAATAATGCTGGCGTGATTCGTGACAACATGTTATTTAAGATGGAAGAAGATGACTGGGATAAAGTCATGAATGTTCATTTGAAAGGATCGTTCAATTGTGCGAAAGCTGTGCAAAAACATATGGTCAATCATAAGTTTGGACGTATCATCAATACATCTTCCACATCTGCCCTTGGTAATCGTGGCCAGGCCAACTATTCGACTGCTAAAGCGGGACTCCAAGGATTCACTAAGACTTTGGCGATTGAACTCGGAAAGTTCGGCATAACTGTTAATGCGGTGGCACCAGGGTTTATCGAAACAGACATGACCAAAGCAACGGCCGAGCGTATTGGTATTTCATTTGATGAATTAGTCAGCCACAGTGTAAGTCAAATTCCCGTAGGTAGAAGCGGTAAGCCTGAGGACATTGCAAATGCTGTCCTATTTTACGCTATGGAAGAATCATCCTTTGTCAACGGCCAAGTCATGTACGTGGCCGGCGGACCTAAAGATTAA
- a CDS encoding sensor histidine kinase encodes MFRQTRVRLTIWNACVFILLISILGSVVYFYSKTYLYKNIDRSIDQMVHRIQTVDRLPQISQLARNPRMTVLIWDDNHNLVNPVPQNTLFHTDQSQFVQKQHNELQVIQVKNYYFKSLTIPVQGSMGDLNVQVLRDVTSEKDMLNQLVIIMIVGCGIGIILAVIAGLFLSKKALVPINQAWQKQQQFVSDASHELRTPLSVIQSKLGLLFQSPSSSIQDKAKDISVALNESRRLTRLVSELLTLARSDSDQLEMDKKLFSLDELLKDLVDHYQEIASYQNKTLTLDTSGPVTFNGDPERMHQMMVIFIDNALKFTGENGDIRLSLSESHHSISIQINDNGVGIPDRDISKIFERFYQTDQSRTAEAGTGLGLSIAEWIVDKHWGTINVQSKLDEGTRFNIVLPKNQKR; translated from the coding sequence ATGTTTCGACAAACAAGAGTACGATTAACCATCTGGAATGCCTGTGTTTTTATCTTACTCATCAGTATCTTAGGAAGCGTGGTTTATTTCTATTCGAAGACTTACCTATATAAAAACATTGATCGCTCGATCGATCAAATGGTTCATCGCATTCAAACAGTCGATCGCTTGCCGCAAATCTCCCAATTGGCCCGTAACCCGAGGATGACAGTACTGATCTGGGATGACAATCATAACCTTGTCAATCCGGTGCCTCAAAATACATTATTTCATACAGATCAATCTCAATTTGTACAAAAACAGCACAATGAACTACAAGTGATCCAAGTTAAAAACTATTACTTTAAATCGCTGACGATTCCTGTCCAAGGATCGATGGGTGATTTAAATGTTCAAGTCCTTCGTGACGTCACGTCCGAAAAAGACATGCTTAATCAATTAGTTATTATTATGATCGTCGGATGTGGCATTGGCATTATATTGGCTGTTATAGCTGGACTTTTCTTGTCGAAGAAAGCACTGGTTCCCATTAATCAAGCATGGCAAAAACAACAGCAATTTGTTTCTGATGCATCTCATGAACTCCGAACGCCTTTATCCGTCATACAATCCAAGCTCGGGCTGCTCTTTCAAAGCCCATCATCCTCGATTCAAGACAAAGCTAAGGATATTTCTGTCGCACTTAATGAAAGTCGACGACTGACTAGGCTGGTCTCAGAATTATTAACTTTGGCACGATCAGATTCTGATCAACTTGAAATGGACAAAAAGCTTTTCTCACTAGATGAACTGCTTAAAGATCTTGTTGATCATTATCAGGAGATTGCGTCTTATCAGAACAAAACATTAACACTAGATACTTCAGGGCCGGTGACTTTTAATGGCGATCCCGAACGCATGCATCAGATGATGGTGATTTTTATCGACAATGCTTTGAAGTTTACTGGGGAGAATGGTGACATTAGACTTTCTTTATCTGAAAGCCATCATTCTATATCTATACAAATTAATGATAATGGGGTGGGGATACCCGATCGTGATATCTCTAAAATTTTTGAACGTTTTTACCAAACCGATCAGTCGAGAACGGCTGAAGCGGGCACAGGGTTAGGGTTGTCGATTGCTGAATGGATTGTTGACAAACATTGGGGTACGATTAACGTTCAAAGTAAGTTGGATGAAGGGACACGTTTTAATATTGTTTTACCTAAAAATCAAAAGCGTTAA